The Pan paniscus chromosome 21, NHGRI_mPanPan1-v2.0_pri, whole genome shotgun sequence region AGGGTTGATCTCACCTTGAAGCAAGAGGGCCAGCTTTTGTATCCATATATTGATCAATCACTGGCTGTGGGCTGCCAGGGAGGAAGCCATGAATTCCCAGGCAAGGTAGTTCCTACTTGAGGACAATTCTTTAGATAAAGTGGCAGCTCTGGTCTATTTATGACCGAGATTTATAGCAGCTGAAGGTATGGGCAGAACACCAATAACATCTACTGTAGATTACCAGATTACCAAATATCTGAGGAAAGCTGCTAACATggaagatagaaaataaataacaataaaaacaagtcaaaacaagcaagcaaactaataattaaaataaacagaaaaaggcaAGTTGGAGGAAACCAAgacttatttttaagaataagaGGTGATAGGCAGTTCGGCGGTCCAGTGGGTCTGTCTCTTGCTTCAACAGTGTTTGGACGGAACAGATCCGGGGACGGTCTTCAAGCCTCCGACCGCCCTCCGATTTCCTCTCCACTTGCAACCTCCGGGACCATCTTCTCGGCTATCTCCTGCTTCTGGGACCTGCCAGCACCGTTTTTGTCGTTAGCTCCTTCTTGGCGACCAACCATGAGCTCCCAGATTCATCAGAATTATTCCACCGACGTGGAGGCAGCCGTCAACAGCCTGGTCAATTTGTACCTGCAGGCCTCCTACACCTACCTCTTTCTGGGCTTCTATTTCGACCGCGATGATGCGGCTCTggaaggcgtgagccacttcttCCGCGAATTGACCGAGGAGAAGCGCGAGGGCTACGAGCGTCTCCTGAAGATGCAAAACCAGCGTGGCAGCCGCGCTCTCTTCCAGGACATCAAGAAGCCAGCTGAAGATGAGTGGGGTAAAACCCCAGATGCCATGAAAGCCGCCATGGCCCTGGAGAAAAAGCTGAACCAGGCCCTTTTGGATCTTCATGCCCTGGATTCTGCCTGCATGGACCCCCATCTCTGTGACTTCCTGGAGACTCACTTCCTAGATGAGGAAGTGAAGCTCATCAAGAAGATGGGTGACCACCTGACGAACCTCCACAGGCTGGGAGGCCCAGAGGCTGGGCTGGGCGAGTATCTCTTCGAAAGGCTCACTCTCAAGCACGACTAAGAGCCTTATGAGCCCAGCGACTTCTGAAGGGCCCCTTGCAAAGTAATAGGGCTTCTGCCTAAGCCTCTCCCTCCAGCCAATAGGCAGCTTTCTTAACTACCCTAAAAAGCCTTGGACCAAATGGAAATAAAGCTttttgatgcaaaaaaaaaaaaaaaaaaaaaaaaaaaaaaaaaaaagaaaagaataagaggTGACATTATACCCATGAAACAAGAATAAGATGCTATTTTGagacaagaaacaaaaaataagctttaaaataaacacacacacatacacacacacacacaatagcagaaatgaaaaattcaatagATGGTTTGAGAAAAATGGCTAGAATATCTCACAGAAAATagatctgaaagacaaaacaatgaaaaacaggaaagaaaagatgaGGAATGTAGGGGGAATAGTCCAAAAGGTTTAACATCTGAATAACAAGCATTtcagaaaaggagggaaggaaatcaTCAATGTGATAATTCaagaaaaatttcccaaattgaaaaacataaatTGCCAGGTCAAAAGGGCTCACCGTTTGCCTAGTTCAACCAAGGCACATAATTGTGAAATTTCACAGCCCTAAGGATAAAGAGATGATTCCACAAGCTtgaacaaataaaagaataagtcGTATACTAAGTCTTAAGAATCAGAATGGCTCCAGACTTCTCTTCAGTGGAATTGTTCCAGCAACACTGGAAGGTAGAATACTAGAGTAATATCTTcaaaattctgaagaaaaattGTTTCCAATCTAGAATTCTATGTACAGTGAAACAATCAAGAAATGAGTGGAATGAAGACAATTTCAGATATGCACATCCCATGTTTCCTTTTCTGGGAAGTAATTTAAGGATGTGCTCCACCAAACCAAGGGAGTAACCCaaagaaaaagacacaacatGTGGGAAATGGGGGATCCAACACAGGGGAGAAGGATGAGGAATCCCTATGAGGCTGAGATGATGAAACTTGGAGGATTGGAGCACAGAGACTCAAGAGATAGATATGTTAAAGACTGTCATCATCAAAGTGACTACTGtcttattgccatctttatagcCACTTTTTGTTAGAAGCACAGACTTTTGAGGTAAATTAGATAAAGGACAGAGATCCCACATACTGTTGGAAAGAGGACTGGCCTAATACTGTTGAGGCTTGGGTTCTAGTCCTGACTTACTCTTGAAGTAGGTATAAGATCTGGGTATGTCATTTTTCCTCCCTGGATCTCAGGATTATCCTCTCTACATGTCAAGGATAGGCTAAGTgaattacatgtatttttaaggCTATTGTGCCTTAGTGACATGTATTCTTCATGGCACTGTATACGGTTATATGGCTTTTGAAAATGCAGAGTCATGTAACTACCTCCACAGTCATGCTACAGAACAGTTGCATCACCCCCCAAAAATCTCTCATGCTCCCCTTTGCAGTCAGCCTCTTGCCTCCCCCTTAACCCTGTCAACCACTGaccttttctccctccctatAGTCTTACCTTTTCTAGAATGTTAGATAAGTGCAGTCATACAGTATGAAGCCTTTCAgatctggtttctttcatttaacacAGTGCATTTAGTTTTATGCACTAACCAGCAATTACCACTGATCTTGTTTTCAGTTCTCTCCAAAAGCAGATGCTAAGACAAGAATTCAAGTGCAAGTAGTTTATGTGGGAGGTGATCTCAGGAAGCACCAGTTAGCGgagtgagacagggaagggaaagaagccaaTACAGGATATGTCAGCAAGCAAGCTACCACTGTGGGAAACAAGCTCACCCTGCTGGAGACTCTGGGATCCAGTGCAGAGCACACATCTCAGCTCTATCCAGCCCAAGGAGCGAAAAAGCTGGGATTTTTATCTACCAACTCCCTGTCCATCAGTGGTTGAGTGCTACTTCTTAGGGCCTTCACTCTCCAGCACTTCTGGCTTGCCCTGTGCACAGACCAAGCATGTTCCTGTGGCTAGAAATAAAAGCCCCCAGGCAGAAAGCAACAGATGTTCACATTAAGCAGCTTTCCATGTGCAGGGGTGAATGCCAGGGGTGATGTGTAAGACACTGGCAGCGTCAGCTGCTTCCAACCCAacccaaatatttttattgttgtatgtgAAGGGAagcatatatatactataaattcttAAATTCATTCTGCTGGATAAAGAGAGAAAAGTCCTGGATTTCTTCTCAGTAGGCCAATTTTAAAGGCTACTTTTCATATATAGGATGGGCAaagcacttttaaaaacatttatcttaGATTTTCACTGTATTTATGGTTTACAAGGGTGCTTTGCATGTAAAACTTAATGTTTAAATAGCACAAGCTCATACAGTCCATATTCAATCCCTCGATTATTAATACAAAACTCAATTCAAGCAAAGACAAAGGATATAACAGAAGCTAAATCCAACTTGTGAATAATGAGAATAATTGATTTGTTTAGGTTCTATTATTCAGAAAGTtatgtctttgcttttttttttttttttttttttttaggcagggtcttgccctgtagcccaagttggagagcagtggcacaattatggctcactgcagccttgacctccagggctcaaggatccccatgtagctgggaccagaggcacatgccaccatgcctggctaattttggtattactttttgtagatatggggttttgccatgttgcccaggctggtctcaaactcctgggctcatgcaatccacctgccttggcctcccaaagtgctgggattacatgcgtgagccactgcgcccagccagaatttatgttttaaatttatctgTGTTATCAGTTGGGTCTCTTTgcttctttaaagaaaatttaatatttaaattaactttttttttttgagatggagtcttgctctgttgcccaggctggagcgcagtggcgcgatcttggctcacagcaacctttgcctcctgggttcaagcaattctcctgcctcagcctcccgagtagctgggattacaggcatatgccaccatgcctggctaatttttgtattttcagtagagacggggtttcgccatgttggccaggctggtctcgagctcctgatctcaggtgacccgcccacctcggcttcccaaagtgttgggattacaggcgtgagccactgcgccctgcaattaacttattttttatacatttaaaatgtacaagtgcagttttgttaaatGGATATATTGCATGGTGGTAAAGCTTTTAGTTTACCACTGAGATGTATTCTTTGTATCCTGTCTCTGGCAGTCAGCTCACAGAAATCCTCGCTGGCTCCAGCCACAGCCAGGATTGTGTGATTCCTTGGGGGCTGGCTGCCGCTTCTGTGTGCCTCTTGACGCCCAGTGTATTCTAAGGTCCTGTGCTGGGCCAGGGGAATTTAGTAGATTATCTAAGGCACTTCTTTATTTTTGGGTTATTCTCAGGTGTGCACAACTCATTCTTTTACTTCCATACTTTGCTAGCTCTTGGCAGCCCTGGCAAGGCTGTCTCAACCTGCCTCATGtgcacacagctatctctatttgGGAGTCTAACTGCCACCCTAAGCTCTATCCAGGGTTCTCACTGTACTTACATCCCCCAAACCTGAAtgggttccttccttccttccttccttccttccttcctctctctctttctctctctccttccttccttctccctctctctttctctcatctctctccttctctctttccctctccctctcttccttcctttcttctccctctctctctctcatctctctctctctttctttttctttctctctctttccccctccctccctccctcccttccttccttctccctctctcatctctctgtctttctctcttcttctgtctttcccttcctcccctcccctccctccctctctccctccctccctccttcctcctcccttccttcctcctcccttcctccctccctccctccctgcctccctccctccctgcctccctcccttccttcttttcaagacggagttgcccaggctggagcacagtagcacaatcttgactcactgcaacctctgcctcccaggttcaagcaattctcctgcctcagcctcctgagtagctgggattacaggtgtccactaccatgcctggctactttttgtgtttttttgtagagatgggaatttcaccatgttagtcaggctggtctcaaactcctgacctcaagtggtctgcccacctcagcctcccaaagtgctgctgggattacaggcatgagccaccacacccggcccaagcTCTTTTTCTTAGACATCCACCATCACGTGACTCTCCTTACTACTGAGTTTGGGGATTTATTCTGTATATGTGGGTGAATGCTTGCTCTCAAATGCATTCTTTCAAATCCGTTATATTGTCTACACCTATATTCCTCTAGGTTTCTTTCTAACgaactttctttaaaatttacttttaattttgagacaatgGTAGATTCACATgaagttataagaaataatacagaacaATTCTGTATAgccttcacccagtttcccccaatggtaacatcttgcataaCTATACCATAGTATCATAGCCAGGAGATTGACATTGATACGTCAATCTTATTCCATTTTCCCTAGTTTTATAGGacttgtgtgtatgcatgtatttaaTTCTATGCAATTATCATATGTATAGATTCGTGTAATCACCACCATAGTTGAGATAAAAAAATAGTTCAATCACCACAAGGATCTTTTGTGATgtcctttaatttatttatatttatttatttatttatttatttatttttctgagatggagtctcgctctgtcgcccaggctggggtgtggtggcatggtcttggctcactgcaacctctgcctcccaggttcaagcgattctcctgccttggccccccaagtagctgggactacagccacatgccaccacaccccgctaattttttgtatttttagtagagacgggatttcaccatgttggccaggctggtctcaaacccctgacctagcgatccgccctcctcggcctcccaaagtgctgggattacaggcgtgagccaccgtgcccggccccttccCACACTCTTACACAGCCTCAGCCAATGACTAGGTGGAGTAAGTCCATAACAGCCCAGTTCCCTTTCCTCTCTGGTGGGGTAATGCTGAGGCATGTTTCACACTGGCTCTCAGAGTTCCTCTGTGGGACTGAGCTCTAGTTGCCCACAGTGGTGACTTGTTAATAACACACCCTTTATTGGCTgacttctcttcccttctctgtctcACTTCCCCACTTTCCTACCAGTATTTCCTGGTGTTACCTCTCAATTAAACTACTTGTATTCAATTCCTTGTATCAAAGTCTATTTCTTGGGGAGTCTAAACCAAGACAACTGCTGAAGGGAATCATAGACAAATTGAAACCAGCAAAGGCATCTAGGCATCTATGCATGGGTGTCTGGGGGAAGGAGGTGTAGGAAGTGAGATGATGGTGACAGCATTAAACAGGGCTGCCATGAACAGCTGCCCAGGCTGTGCACTGTGCAACTACTAGAGTTGTACCAATTGGTGCCTGTTggagtttcctattgctgctgtaacaaattagctTTAAACAATATAAATCTGTTATCTTACACCCCTGGAGCTCAGAAATCCAAAATGAATTTCACTGAGCTAAACTCAAGGAGTTGGCAggtctgtgttccttctggaggctctaggaggcgaactctttccttgccttttccagcttcttaaTTCTTACATTCTTTAGCTTGCGGCCTCTTCCatcatcttcaaagccaacagTGTAACACCTGCAACTCCCCctacacccacatacacacaaatcTGTCATCACATCTTCTCTGACTCTCTTGTccccctctttcctttataaggacccttgtgattaaaTTGAACCAACCTGGGGAATTCAGGATAATCTCTCCTTCTcaagattctctctctctttttttctttttgagacggagtcttgctctgttgcccaggctggagtgcagtggcatgatctcagttcactacaacctccacctcctgggttcaagtgattctcctgccttagcctctggagtagctgggactacaggcgtgtgccaccacacctggctaatttttgtattttcagtagagatggggtttcactatgttggccaggctggtctcaaactcctgaactcgtgatctgcccgcctcagcttcccaaagtgctgggaccacaggcgtgagccaccgcgcccggacattttttttgttgttgttgttgagacagagtcttgctctgtcgcccaggctggagtgcagtggcatgatctcggctcactgcaacctccgcctcctgggttcaagtgattctcctgcctcagcctcccaagtagctggggactacaggcatgtgccacaatgcccgactaatttttgtattttttggcggagactgggtttcaccatgttgcccaggttggtcttgaactgacctcaagtgatccgcccgccttggctggtattacaggctcTCGAGATTCTTAAACACATCACATCATAAAGTCCCTTGTGCCATGTAAGGTAATATACTCACAGGTTCTGGAGATTAGGATGTGGGCATCTTGAAGGGCATCATTATTCTGTCCACCACATGCCCATGGTCCAGGGTTCAGAATAAAAGGGGCTCTGAGTTGGCAACATCTGCCCAGAGGAAGCCAGTGCTGTGAGAAGGGGAAGGTGGTATAAGGGGCTATAAACTAAAATGCAGAAATACAGAGGAAGACATATTTCAGTGGTTACATagcatgtggtgtgtgtatgcgtgagtgtgtgtgtttgtgtgcatgtgtgtgtgtgtctgggggaaggaggtggaggaagTGCGATGATGGTGACAGTGACAGCAGCTTGGAGAAGACAGGGGGGTGGGTCTACTTCTGAGGAAGTCCTTGGCTGAGGTAGGGCCGCAGAGAGGCAGGGTGAGGGTGGAGCCTGTGGTTTCAGAGAGGAGTTTTAATGGCTGCCAAGAATGTGCACATGAAGCCGAAAGGGAGCGCGGCCTGGAGCTGCAGTCAGCCCAGAGGGCGGGTGGAGCCTGTCCCAGGGCACTAGGATCGCAGAGAACGACAGGAGGGAGCAGGGCTCTGTGAGcagggagaggaaaaagaaagagaaactaggTTTGTGATGGAAAATGGGCTATGGTTTCGTAATTGGAAGTGCCTGTGGGCAATGAGTATAAATGGAGGGTTTGGTAGCACCTGGggaaaaattattaatttggAAGTTTTATAAAGCCTTTTGTCTCCTGTTAAAAATCCTGTGGGTACCAAGTGAATTTCATCATGTAATGCACTCAATAAACAGTGAACTGCTACTTTGCATGGGACAACATTCTCTGGAGATGCATACAGTGAACAAACAAGGTGAATGAATGGACTCAGGGAATTAGGTGTCACAGGCATAGAAAGGCAAGGAGATGAAGGAGTAAGTCAGCAAGAGGATGATGGAGGCAGAATCAGCTTTCCCCAGCAGGGGATGACACGGGGTTTTCGATATCACCTGCCCGGGGAGGCTTGCCCATTTCCACTCTCCAGCCCACCTGCCCAGGGGATAGGCTTTGAAACGTGTATTCCCTGCTCTCCGCCGCCTTGGAGccattccttcatttcttccttcctcctcttcctctccccttgTCTTCACTTTGCCTTGGAGCTTGGGAGGCTCCAGGCAAGAAGAGGGGGACTGCGGCATCTTTCTCttgcttccctcttttctttctacccTTTGGATCCCATTCAAAACAGATAAATAGAGGTCCACTGTGGGCCTGGAATCATGCAGGGGTTACAAGACGGGGGACTCCCATGACCAAGCGTGATTCT contains the following coding sequences:
- the LOC100977715 gene encoding uncharacterized protein LOC100977715 — translated: MPGLGRAGRAGAHAPSLRDLQPGGGGRGAPALARSLTRARRRQRQTCGTVSALRRAAGCGRQAAGGERLSGQSAAEAAAADCARRPLGRGGPAGGGAGAAPLIHAAGAGQCILQILSCSHRLVSATPGARKFLERLGACRGNGCEAPQLTKINNNKNKSKQASKLIIKINRKRQVGGNQDLFLRIRGDRQFGGPVGLSLASTVFGRNRSGDGLQASDRPPISSPLATSGTIFSAISCFWDLPAPFLSLAPSWRPTMSSQIHQNYSTDVEAAVNSLVNLYLQASYTYLFLGFYFDRDDAALEGVSHFFRELTEEKREGYERLLKMQNQRGSRALFQDIKKPAEDEWGKTPDAMKAAMALEKKLNQALLDLHALDSACMDPHLCDFLETHFLDEEVKLIKKMGDHLTNLHRLGGPEAGLGEYLFERLTLKHD